AATAAAATTTGATGAGTAATTTTATGTTTTATTTTATAAATAATCATTATTGGATTAGAAGAAACTATTTTAAATGTTTTCCAAATTTTATTTTTAATTTCATGAATAGTAAGATTTTTTTTTGATTCTATTAAAGGAAAATCATAAAGTCCCTTCCATATATCTTTATGAGATCTTTTATTTAGACAAATATTTTTATTATGATCATACATAAAAATATAATAAAAAAATCGTTTTTTTAAAATGTATTTTTTTATTTTTTTTACAGGTAATTTATATACAGTATTATTTTTAATGGAAAAACAAGAATTTTTAACTGGACATAATAAACATTTTGTATTTTTTATAGTACATAAAATAGAACCTAAATCCATAATTGCTTGATTAAAAAAACCTGGATATTTACATTTCATCATTTTTAAAATGATAATTTTAAACATCTTTTTTGTTTTCGTAGATGTTATATCATCATAAATACCCAAATATCTAGAAAATACTCTATAAGCATTTACATCAATAGCAGGAACTACTTCATTAAAACATATAGATGCAATAGCAGCTGCTGTATATGGACCTATTCCTTTATATTTTATTAATTCTTTATATTTTTTTGGAAAAATATTATTTTGTTTTTTCAATTTTTTAGCAAAAGAATGTAAATTTTTTGCTCTAAAATAATAACCTAGACCTTCCCATTCTTTTAATACATTTTTTTCCTTTTCTTGAGCTAATTTTTCCAAGTTTGGAAATTTTTTTATAAAATTTAAATAATATTTTATAGTTTTCGAAACTTTTGTTTGTTGTAACATAAATTCTGAAACCAATATATAATATGGATTTTTAGTTTTCCTCCAAGGAAGTTTTCTATGATTTTTTTTATACCAATTTATTATTTTTTGAGAAAAATCCATACTCTATTTAATTTTAGAGCAATTTTATAAAAAATTGGTATATTTAGGAAACCGAATTTTGTTATTCGATATAATGATTTAACATGACAAAAGCAGATATAATAACAGAAATCATATCAGAAACTGGATCTGAAAGAATTGATACGCAAAAGGTTATAGAAATATTTATGAAAAAAATAAAACAAAGCCTTATTTCAGGAGAAAATGTTTATTTAAGAGGATTTGGATCATTTATTATTAAATATAGAGCAAAAAAATTAGGTCGTCATATATCTAAGGATGAATCGATTGTTATTCCAGCTCATAATATTCCAGCATTTAAACCCGCAAAATCTTTTACTGAATTAGTAAAAAAAAATGTTCCTATAAAAAAATAGTATATATTTATTTTAGGAATTTGAATCAATAACGATTGAAAATTATGCCAAACGGAAAAAAAAGAAAAAGACGTAAAATTGCTACTCATAAAAGAAAAAAAAGAAATAGAAAAAATAGGCATAAAAAAAAATAAAATTTAATTAAAATATTATAAAATTCTGAAATTTTTTTCCTTGTTTTTATGTATTATGTATTATGAATAAAGAGTTAATTATAAATGCAGAAAAACAAGAAATAAAAATAGCTCTTTTAGAAGAAGGAAAATTATTAGAGCTTCATAAAGATATTTTCAATAAAAAATTTTCTGTAGGAGATATTTATTTAGGAATAGTAAAAAAAATTTTATATGGATTAAATGCTGCTATTATTGATATAGGACATTCTAAAGGTGCTTTTTTACATTATAATGATCTTGGATTTCAAATAACTAAAATGTTAGAATTAATTTCTATAAATAAAAAATTTTTAGATAAAAATTTTGAAAAAATTGAAAAAAAGGAAAATTCTATAAATAATATATTATATCCTGGACAAAAAATTTTAGTTCAAATTTCAAAAGAACCTATTTCTAATAAAGGACCAAAACTAACTGCAAAAATTTGTATACCAGGAAGATATTTGGTTCTTATACCTTTTTCAGAGGGTATTTCCATTTCTAAAAAAATAAAAAAAGAAAATTTATTAGAAACAAATAGATTGCTTACTTACATACAGAAAATAAAACCTAATGAATTTGGTATAATAATTCGTACAGCTTCCTATAATAAAATAGAAAAAATTTTATATGAAGAATTAATTTTTTTAATAAAAAAATGGAAAAAAATATTAAAAAATCTGATAAAATTACCTCCAATTAGAGTATTAAGTGAAATAAGTAAAATTTATTCTTTATTAAGAGATACATTTAACGATGATTTTAAATCTATTTATTGTAATAATAATTTTTTATGTAAAGAAATTTATTCCTATTTATCTTTAATAGCTCCAGAAAAAACTAATATAATTAAATATTATAAAGAAAATATTCCCATATTTAAAAAATATGGAATAGAAAAACAAATAAAAATTTTTTTAGGTAAAAATGTTCCTCTTGAAAATGGAGCATATCTTATTATAGAACATACTGAAGCTTTACATGTTATTGATGTTAATAGTGGAATAAATAATTATATAAAAAAAAATTGTACAGAATCGGATCGAATTAATAATATATTAACAATTAATCTTTTAGCAGCAACAGAAATATCTAGACAACTTAGATTAAGAGATATGGGAGGTATAATTGTAGTTGATTTTATAGATATGGCTGACCCTATTCAAAAAAAACAATTATATGAACATTTAAAGGAAAAAATGAAAAATGACAGAGCTAAACACAAAATTTTGCCTCCTAATAAATTTGGTTTAGTTCAATTTACTCGTCATAGAGTAAGACCTGAATTAAATATAATAAATATAAATAATAATGAAAAATATAAAAATTCTCCTATTGATTATATTTATCGTTTAGAATTTATTATAGAATCGATTATAAAAAATAAAAATCATAAAAGAATAAAATTACATATACATTCTTTTGTTTCAGCTTATTTAAAAAAAGGATTTCCTTCTATTCAACAAAAATGGTTTTTTAAATATAAAAAATGGATTAAAATAATTCCAAGAAATTCATTTGGATATACAGATTACCAAGTATTTAATAAAAATAATGAAATTATATATTCTTCTTTTCATTGATTATTTATCTCATTATTTCACTAAATCAATATAATATCATATCAATAAATAATGCAATGTGTAGTGGGCGTGGTGGAATTGGTAGACACGTCAGACTTAGGATCTGATGCCTATTTGGTGTAAGGGTTCGAATCCCTTCGCCCGCACTATTTATTTATGTATGATATTTCTTTTTTTATATCCTATGTAAATTTGTCTAGGTCTTCCTATGGGATCTCTATTCAATTTTATTTCTTTCCAATGAGCCATCCATCCTGGTAATCTTCCTAAAGAAAACATTACTGTAAACAT
The sequence above is a segment of the Blattabacterium cuenoti genome. Coding sequences within it:
- a CDS encoding A/G-specific adenine glycosylase, yielding MDFSQKIINWYKKNHRKLPWRKTKNPYYILVSEFMLQQTKVSKTIKYYLNFIKKFPNLEKLAQEKEKNVLKEWEGLGYYFRAKNLHSFAKKLKKQNNIFPKKYKELIKYKGIGPYTAAAIASICFNEVVPAIDVNAYRVFSRYLGIYDDITSTKTKKMFKIIILKMMKCKYPGFFNQAIMDLGSILCTIKNTKCLLCPVKNSCFSIKNNTVYKLPVKKIKKYILKKRFFYYIFMYDHNKNICLNKRSHKDIWKGLYDFPLIESKKNLTIHEIKNKIWKTFKIVSSNPIMIIYKIKHKITHQILFIQFLNFRILLDFKKNIFLKNFFFIHYNEIEKFPFPSPIILFLQNVKNNLFINFNF
- a CDS encoding HU family DNA-binding protein, which codes for MTKADIITEIISETGSERIDTQKVIEIFMKKIKQSLISGENVYLRGFGSFIIKYRAKKLGRHISKDESIVIPAHNIPAFKPAKSFTELVKKNVPIKK
- a CDS encoding Rne/Rng family ribonuclease, which codes for MNKELIINAEKQEIKIALLEEGKLLELHKDIFNKKFSVGDIYLGIVKKILYGLNAAIIDIGHSKGAFLHYNDLGFQITKMLELISINKKFLDKNFEKIEKKENSINNILYPGQKILVQISKEPISNKGPKLTAKICIPGRYLVLIPFSEGISISKKIKKENLLETNRLLTYIQKIKPNEFGIIIRTASYNKIEKILYEELIFLIKKWKKILKNLIKLPPIRVLSEISKIYSLLRDTFNDDFKSIYCNNNFLCKEIYSYLSLIAPEKTNIIKYYKENIPIFKKYGIEKQIKIFLGKNVPLENGAYLIIEHTEALHVIDVNSGINNYIKKNCTESDRINNILTINLLAATEISRQLRLRDMGGIIVVDFIDMADPIQKKQLYEHLKEKMKNDRAKHKILPPNKFGLVQFTRHRVRPELNIININNNEKYKNSPIDYIYRLEFIIESIIKNKNHKRIKLHIHSFVSAYLKKGFPSIQQKWFFKYKKWIKIIPRNSFGYTDYQVFNKNNEIIYSSFH